One Betaproteobacteria bacterium genomic region harbors:
- a CDS encoding LptF/LptG family permease, whose translation MENLQQGVTIAQRGFVDTHENGYRYLVMLKGRRYEGLPGQADYKVVNFERYSILIEQGEARAFFPSYKSKPTPVLLRSDKREDMAELVWRFGLPASTLVLAFFAIPLSAVNPRTGRSFNLILAALLYLVYNNLVSAVQSWVERERFGFVAGLTGLNLAMALICAALIYHRLSPRPFYRRGP comes from the coding sequence ATCGAGAACCTGCAACAAGGCGTCACCATCGCCCAGCGCGGTTTCGTGGACACTCACGAAAATGGCTACCGTTATCTGGTCATGCTCAAGGGCCGCCGTTACGAAGGTCTCCCTGGCCAGGCGGACTACAAAGTCGTGAACTTCGAGCGCTATTCGATTCTGATCGAGCAGGGCGAGGCCAGGGCTTTTTTCCCTTCCTACAAATCGAAACCCACGCCCGTGCTTCTGCGCAGCGACAAACGCGAAGACATGGCGGAACTGGTATGGCGCTTCGGCCTACCCGCGTCGACCCTCGTACTGGCCTTTTTCGCGATCCCGCTCTCCGCCGTGAACCCGCGCACGGGCCGCTCCTTCAATTTGATTCTGGCCGCCTTGCTCTACCTCGTGTACAACAACCTGGTGAGCGCCGTCCAATCTTGGGTGGAGCGGGAACGTTTTGGATTTGTCGCTGGGCTCACCGGCCTGAACCTAGCCATGGCACTCATTTGCGCGGCGCTGATTTATCACCGCTTGTCGCCACGCCCCTTCTA